A stretch of the Malus sylvestris chromosome 10, drMalSylv7.2, whole genome shotgun sequence genome encodes the following:
- the LOC126584207 gene encoding probable indole-3-pyruvate monooxygenase YUCCA8 — protein MLRRRENSLPAILDFEQRKRQLGYDETSGFWRVKTVTSTESTRSEVEYICRWLIVAIGENAECVVPEINGLSEFGAEDMHACEYKSGENFREKKVLVGCGNSGMEVSLDLCNIRALSSLKDLKSKKSLSFKLHGGGGTAGVPKEFRCLISGELMADPVVLATGKDENGCITMDELATVIRSLD, from the exons ATGCTACGGAGACGGGAGAATTCGCTTCCAGCG ATACTTGACTTTGAGCAGCGGAAGAGGCAGCTAGGGTACGATGAGACAAGCGGTTTCTGGAGAGTCAAGACCGTTACCTCAACCGAGTCGACCCGGTCTGAGGTTGAGTACATTTGCAGGTGGCTCATCGTTGCCATCGGCGAAAATGCCGAGTGTGTCGTGCCAGAAATCAACGGCTTGTCGGAGTTTGGAGCTGAAGATATGCACGCGTGTGAGTACAAGTCTGGTGAAAATTTCAGGGAAAAGAAAGTACTTGTTGGGTGTGGAAACTCCGGCATGGAAGTCTCTCTTGACCTCTGCAACATCAGAGCCTTGTCTTCTTTGAAAGACTTGAAGTCCAAAAAGTCTCTCTCTTTCAAGCTTCACGGCGGCGGCGGCACTGCTGGCGTTCCTAAAGAGTTCAGATGCCTTATTTCCGGAGAGCTCATGGCCGACCCTGTTGTCTTAGCCACAGGAAAGGATGAAAATGGTTGCATTACTATGGATGAACTGGCGACAGTGATTCGGTCTCTGGATTAG
- the LOC126586203 gene encoding transcription factor RADIALIS-like produces the protein MASSSMSSRGSDSSWTAKQNKAFEKALAVYDKDTADRWYNVAKAVGGKTPEEVKRHYELLVEDVKHIESGQVPFPDYRTTG, from the exons ATGGCATCAAGCTCAATGTCCTCAAGAGGCTCCGACTCCTCCTGGACtgccaagcaaaacaaagcCTTTGAAAAGGCTTTGGCTGTCTATGACAAGGACACTGCCGACCGCTGGTACAATGTCGCCAAGGCGGTTGGTGGCAAAACACCGGAGGAAGTCAAGAGGCACTATGAGCTTCTTGTAGAAGATGTCAAGCATATTGAGTCAGGCCAAGTTCCCTTCCCAGATTACAGGACTACTG GATGA